From a single Paenibacillus sp. FSL R5-0345 genomic region:
- a CDS encoding Glu/Leu/Phe/Val family dehydrogenase, with protein sequence MELFAAMERDDYEELLFCQDKASGLKAIIAIHDTTLGPALGGTRMWTYATEEDAIVDALRLAKGMTYKNAVSGLNLGGGKTVIIGDPKKDKNEAMFRAFGRYIQGLNGRYITAEDVGTTEEDMNIIYQETDYVTGTSPTYGSSGNPSPATAYGVYQGMKAAAKAAFGNDSLEGKTVAVQGVGNVAFSLCKHLHEEGAQLIVTDIHKEAVARAVEAYGAKAVDPADIISADCDIYAPCALGATINDESLRVIKAKVIAGAANNQLKEAYHGDTLHEMGIVYAPDYVINAGGVINIADELNGYNRERAFKQVSKIYDNITRVLEISRLNGIPTSVAANQLAEERISLLRNTRSTFLRNGQHALSRRSLRG encoded by the coding sequence ATGGAATTGTTTGCAGCAATGGAGCGGGACGATTACGAAGAACTGTTGTTTTGTCAGGATAAAGCATCAGGGTTAAAGGCCATCATTGCCATTCATGACACAACACTGGGGCCCGCACTGGGTGGTACACGGATGTGGACCTACGCTACAGAAGAGGATGCAATTGTTGACGCACTTCGATTAGCAAAAGGAATGACATACAAAAATGCAGTATCGGGTCTGAACTTAGGCGGTGGGAAGACAGTAATCATAGGAGATCCCAAGAAGGATAAGAACGAAGCGATGTTCCGTGCTTTCGGAAGATACATACAGGGCTTGAATGGACGCTATATAACTGCCGAAGATGTTGGCACAACAGAAGAAGATATGAACATAATCTATCAGGAGACAGATTATGTTACAGGTACATCACCTACATACGGCTCCTCGGGCAATCCGTCACCAGCTACGGCTTATGGCGTATACCAAGGGATGAAGGCAGCGGCCAAAGCGGCATTTGGCAATGATTCACTCGAAGGGAAGACTGTCGCTGTTCAAGGCGTTGGAAATGTAGCTTTTTCACTCTGCAAGCACCTTCATGAAGAGGGCGCTCAGCTTATTGTAACTGATATTCATAAAGAAGCTGTGGCGCGCGCGGTAGAGGCTTATGGTGCTAAAGCCGTCGATCCCGCAGATATTATCAGTGCAGATTGTGATATTTATGCTCCATGCGCACTCGGAGCAACGATCAATGATGAGTCTCTTCGGGTAATTAAGGCGAAGGTGATCGCAGGTGCGGCCAACAATCAGTTAAAAGAGGCCTATCACGGCGATACTCTTCACGAAATGGGCATTGTGTATGCTCCTGACTATGTGATTAATGCCGGTGGCGTTATTAATATCGCGGATGAGTTGAACGGTTATAATAGGGAGCGTGCGTTTAAGCAGGTTTCGAAAATTTATGATAACATCACCCGCGTACTGGAAATCTCACGTCTAAATGGGATTCCAACTTCTGTCGCGGCAAATCAGCTTGCAGAGGAACGGATATCCTTATTAAGAAATACTCGTAGTACTTTCCTGCGTAACGGCCAACATGCTCTTAGCAGAAGATCACTACGGGGATAA